A window of Acinonyx jubatus isolate Ajub_Pintada_27869175 chromosome E4, VMU_Ajub_asm_v1.0, whole genome shotgun sequence contains these coding sequences:
- the VAMP4 gene encoding vesicle-associated membrane protein 4 isoform X1 has protein sequence MPPKFKRHLNDDDVTGSVKSERRNLLEDDSDEEEDFFLRGPSGPRFGPRNDKIKHVQNQVDEVIDVMQENITKVIERGERLDELQDKSESLSDNATAFSNRSKQLRRQMWWRGCRIKAIMALVAVTLLLVIIILIVMKYRT, from the exons ATGCCTCCCAAGTTCAAGCGCCACCTAAATGACGATGATGTCACTggttctgtgaaaagtgaaagg agaaatcTTTTGGAAGATGATTCAGATGAAGAAGAAGacttttttct aaggGGACCATCTGGACCAAGATTTGGAcctagaaatgataaaattaagcA TGTTCAGAATCAGGTGGATGAAGTTATTGATGTCATgcaagaaaatattacaaaggtaattgaaagaggagagagactaGATGAACTACAGGACAAATCAG AAAGCTTATCGGATAATGCAACTGCTTTTAGCAACAGATCGAAACAACTTCGAAGGCAAATGTGGTGGCGTGGATGCAGA ATAAAAGCCATCATGGCATTGGTTGCTGTTACCCTTTTGCTAGTGATTATCA ttCTTATAGTCATGAAATACCGTACTTGA
- the VAMP4 gene encoding vesicle-associated membrane protein 4 isoform X3, whose product MPPKFKRHLNDDDVTGSVKSERRNLLEDDSDEEEDFFLRGPSGPRFGPRNDKIKHVQNQVDEVIDVMQENITKKAYRIMQLLLATDRNNFEGKCGGVDAE is encoded by the exons ATGCCTCCCAAGTTCAAGCGCCACCTAAATGACGATGATGTCACTggttctgtgaaaagtgaaagg agaaatcTTTTGGAAGATGATTCAGATGAAGAAGAAGacttttttct aaggGGACCATCTGGACCAAGATTTGGAcctagaaatgataaaattaagcA TGTTCAGAATCAGGTGGATGAAGTTATTGATGTCATgcaagaaaatattacaaag AAAGCTTATCGGATAATGCAACTGCTTTTAGCAACAGATCGAAACAACTTCGAAGGCAAATGTGGTGGCGTGGATGCAGA ATAA
- the VAMP4 gene encoding vesicle-associated membrane protein 4 isoform X2: MIQMKKKTFFCKGPSGPRFGPRNDKIKHVQNQVDEVIDVMQENITKVIERGERLDELQDKSESLSDNATAFSNRSKQLRRQMWWRGCRIKAIMALVAVTLLLVIIILIVMKYRT, translated from the exons ATGATTCAGATGAAGAAGAAGacttttttctgtaa gGGACCATCTGGACCAAGATTTGGAcctagaaatgataaaattaagcA TGTTCAGAATCAGGTGGATGAAGTTATTGATGTCATgcaagaaaatattacaaaggtaattgaaagaggagagagactaGATGAACTACAGGACAAATCAG AAAGCTTATCGGATAATGCAACTGCTTTTAGCAACAGATCGAAACAACTTCGAAGGCAAATGTGGTGGCGTGGATGCAGA ATAAAAGCCATCATGGCATTGGTTGCTGTTACCCTTTTGCTAGTGATTATCA ttCTTATAGTCATGAAATACCGTACTTGA